One genomic window of Cydia pomonella isolate Wapato2018A chromosome 6, ilCydPomo1, whole genome shotgun sequence includes the following:
- the LOC133519244 gene encoding uncharacterized protein LOC133519244 produces MYRVLLFLTIFNFVEPHQWCNQHPTLCHRNHHDYKRHHDHRDERFFHRLANDLIEVDNKAKDFCVQNQGITTKEIYEQDVYKYIVSLPNYNESKIEVKIKHRVLYIKADKADNNKYVNVKILTDLLNTASAKWYYGNGELTVAVPYKVSVATEVPTSCGDEINSNVLEVRKSDFDPNEAPEIDVRFSNKAANVNITENIV; encoded by the coding sequence ATGTATCGAGTGTTGTTATTTCtcactatttttaattttgtggaGCCTCATCAGTGGTGCAACCAGCATCCAACCCTCTGCCATAGAAACCATCACGATTACAAGCGCCATCATGATCACAGGGACGAGAGATTCTTCCATCGCCTTGCCAACGACCTTATCGAAGTCGACAACAAAGCTAAAGATTTCTGCGTTCAAAATCAAGGGATCACTACTAAAGAAATTTATGAGCAAGATGTCTACAAATATATTGTAAGTCTTCCTAATTACAATGAGAGTAAAATTGAAGTGAAGATCAAGCATCGTGTGCTTTACATCAAAGCTGACAAAGCCGATAACAATAAGTATGTGAACGTGAAGATACTAACAGATCTGCTCAATACTGCTTCTGCTAAGTGGTACTACGGTAACGGAGAACTAACAGTTGCTGTGCCTTATAAAGTGTCTGTGGCGACGGAAGTACCAACGAGCTGTGGAGATGAAATCAACAGCAACGTTCTCGAAGTCCGCAAGTCTGATTTTGATCCCAATGAAGCACCAGAAATTGACGTGAGGTTCTCAAACAAGGCTGCAAATGTAAATATTACggaaaatattgtgtaa